A portion of the Mesotoga infera genome contains these proteins:
- a CDS encoding transcriptional regulator — translation MKNRLKEFRFVNHNMTQKDLARMAGVSRQTVIAIEKGKFNPSVKLALKLANIFQCTVEELFQLEEGD, via the coding sequence TTGAAGAACAGGTTGAAGGAATTCAGATTTGTGAATCATAACATGACACAGAAGGATCTGGCAAGAATGGCCGGAGTAAGCCGGCAGACAGTAATCGCAATCGAAAAGGGAAAATTCAATCCTTCAGTTAAGCTTGCTCTTAAGCTCGCGAATATTTTTCAATGTACCGTCGAGGAACTGTTTCAACTGGAGGAAGGTGATTAG